The window TTTTGCACTGCCTAGTCTAGAGTCTAATCCTATAAGTGTAAGGTCCTGGTTCGGTTCTCGGTGGGGTTTATTGGAGAattcatagaatagaatagaatagaatgtttttttattcatgtaaactttttaaaagtgcttatgcatagtcaggtttaatttaccactggttcggaatgccgttcctaccgagaagaaccagcaagaaactcggcggttgctctttttaatttttcaatttacaatgtcaaaaaacaatttaaaatcaTAATTTCCAAAGTCTCTGGTGTAGTATAAGAACCACCTAAAAACgtaccaccaagcgatttagcgattTGGATGGTTTGTGTGATTTCTTGATGTGTAGTATGCGAcatgttgaaatggcaatcggggagggaacgccccgcacacccgcacagcccccgcgctaaccacgggtgtgcggggcgttccccgcctcataccccgattgccatctccacctgttgcggactatacttaTTGAATGTTCAGATGGATATCCAATCTACGTGAGAGATGTGCTAAGCCCGTCAAGAACGAGATTTATCCGAAACTATCTGAGTTTACTCCGGGAAGGCCTGTGGACCAAAACGGACCCACACCAGTCAATGTCATCATTGCCGATTTTGTTGAAATGGACGACGCCATATTCTCCAAATCAGTCATTCAACTCAATATGAAATTAATAAGAAATTCAGATTTCATAACTCATAGCTACGGGTAAGAGTAACGACGTAATCtcaaaagaaattatttttctttatatttgTTAAGTTTGTTCCCAGAAGAAACACTTGTAcctgcattattattattttacgtaTCTGCTCTTACGTATAATAGTCGttaaggtttttatttacttatacaaCTTATTTTTATGTTGCCAGGCTTTATTGTACAAAAGAAATATACTGTAATAAAAAGTGccttaaaattgaaataaaataatttttaatatatacTTCGCTTTTATAATTGCCAATAATATGAAGGCTTTAACTTTGCGATCCAAACACATTATCACAAAATTCATCTAATTTTAACCTCTCACACAAATCTTTAAACGaccactttttctttcttatatTTGCATCAACATCCAATGCGGAGAATAATTTATCAGACATTTCGTCAGATATCTCGATGATTCTGCAGATCTTGTCCAAACGGGCCATTTCTTCCGCAGAACTTGTTAAATCTTTAATATCAATAACTTGAGAGGTTTTTTCGTTGAGTTGGAATGAGTTTTCTGAATCTGTGCCGCTTGCACTGTCTATTTTGTCGTAAATGTCTAAACTTTTATTGACTTTTATGGTAGTGTTCGTGTTCACGAGACTTGGACTACGCGTTTTGTTGTCCAGTGCTTCTGCGATCAGTATCTTCACTATTCCATCTATTATTTTCTTCCGTATTTCATCCCTTTTAGTAATTTTACCCTCCTCTGGTGCAATATATGCTACGGTTAATTCTGAATTATTTAGGTCACGCTTAGTTGATATTTTATTATCTCTATTTGTCAAGATCACACCTGAACAACTTTTTTGCCTTACTTCCATTTTTACTTCGTCATGCTGTAAGTCATGTTTATTTAAGTTCTCAATAAAAATATCAGAACTCCCGAGATCAGCTTTATGTCCAAAGCACTCTGTTCTATTAGGATTTATCTTATCAAACAATTTAGAAGTTGTGTCTAGGTTACAGGTGCTTTTCTCCTGATTTTGTTGATTAACCAACCCTTCATTCGCTCTTGATGAATTCACTTTTTCTTCACTTTCACTGTTTGACGGAGTTAATGATTTCTTGACCAGGGTTTTAGAATTAGTGCATTTATTTCCATTACATTTGGATTCCAAATGGTGATCCTTGGTTGGTTCCTTACATTTTGCGTTAGATGAATCATTAAATTCACTAATATTTTTATCCACTGAGATGTTGTcattttctttgttgtgcaaTTTAAATACACCTTTATACATCATTTTACTAATACTCGTTTGGAAAACATTACTCTTAGGATTAGTTTTCCTAACGGTAGGTAATATAAGTCGTGTGTTGTAGAATTCCTGCTTAGTATCTTTCTTTCCTACTTCATTTTCAAGTTCTTcttctaaaatatttattttacatttacttTTGTGCGATTTCTTTAATAAGTTCTCAGTCATATTCACCATTTTTGAAAACTCCTTTTTCACTTCATCCAAACGTTCTCTAGTGTTTTGGTAATTATTGTTTTGGATACATGGTGGTCCCAACAAGACACAGTTTTGGAACAACGAATTCTTGTTTTCTTTTACCAAAGGCCTTGGGACTCGTACTTCATCATCCCACACTTTGAAAATATCGTTACTTTGTTTAGTTTTCCGTAAAGCTAATTGATTAGATCCTGAATTTCGAAGTGCCGAAGCCTTTTCAAAGGTCACTTGGCGCTGTGGTGACTTAGCTTTAAAACCTGTGTCTTTTGATgaactaaataatattttcggATTACTTCGTATACAACAGTTAGAAACtatatattctttattaaaatcaGGAACAAGTTTTCTGTGAATCGTCCGATTCGAGGAAATAATGCGATCAAAAGTAATTTTGGCCGTCAACTCTAACTTGCAATGATTTTCCTCAAAATATCTTATAGAATCAACTACCCGACACGCGTAAGAATATTCGTTCTCGTACCAGCAAATCAGTTTAAAGAACTTTGGATTCAATTGTAAACTCGAATTAGCATCGAAGATACAAGAGTTCACGTCGCCCATAAAGTCCGACGACACCTCTTGAtctttagatatttttataatatttttcatggTTGATTTACTTTCTGTTTCCACGCACTTGATAATATCTTGTATCGTTGTATCTTTAGTcaatctaaaatatttttactttattaataccTGTACCGTTGAAGTTCAAGTCTGCCTATATCTAGCTACgctttcgaattgaattttcgTTTCAATCGGGGTTTTTGATTATGCCTGCATAATCAGCTAAACGGACAGATTATTTATTAcaagcagatgcccgcgacttcgtacgcgtggatttaggtttttaaaaatcctgtgggaactcctaaattttccgggataaaaagcctagcctatgtcctttctcggattgcaagctacctctgtaccaaatttcgtcaaaatctgttgaaaggttgagccgtgaaaagctagcagacagacagacaaacagacacactttcacatttataatattagtattagtatggattactataCCATCGAATCTGGAGATACCGAAGTTCCAGAGAATTCTGGCCCCTGCACTCTCGCTTATCCAGGATTTGACTATAATAGCTATTAGCTATCAAAGTTTACCTGCCGATGGATTGGCATCAAGCTATCATTctcttctaaataatatctgtcccggctttactcattCTCTCTGATATCTACCACGGTTACCTAACCACTAGTTGACTAGATCATTAGGTACGGCTATTTCTTACTAACtttgggcctcataagaaagctcagtcactcagcgggcgatggagagagctatgcttggagtttctttacgtgatcaaatcagaaatgaggagatccgtaggagaactagagtaaccgacatagctcaacgggttgcgaagctgaagtggcaatgggcagggcacatagttcgtacaaccgatagacgttggagtcccaaggtgctagaatggcgacctcgcaccggaagacgcagtgttgaaagaccccccactaggtggacggacgacatcagacaagtcacagggagccactggatccaggcggcgcaagaccgtggcgtgtggaagtccctgcaagagacctatgtccagcagtggacgtctattggttgatgatgatgatgatgatgatgatgatgatttcttaCCGCACAGTGATGTCGAGTACGGAAACATTGACGATGGGAACTCTAAACGCCAGCCCTGTGAGTTTGTCCTTCAGAGTTGGTATGATCTTGCCGAGGGCCCTACAAGCGCCCGTGGCCGCGGGGATTATGTTCTGGTGGATGCTTCTATGGTCGCGCCAATGCTGGGTTGGAAAATTCATAGTTAATAGATTCTAGAGACAACTATTGTACCAGTGATGGTTGCAAATAGTATGACACTTTACGAATTCCTATTGTGTTTTGTTTCGATATAGCACCGAATAATATTGAATTAgagatctgccccccaattgtgtaagaataaccatttcatggctatcgcaatcgtcaacaaattttgccctttgattggctgtgaaaaaatgtaaacagcgaatcaaccaatcaaagggcagaatttcttgacgattgcgatagccatgaaatggttattcttacacaatcggggggctgattattatttacatttagtaTTTAAGAGGTGTattgtatagtatgcgacaggtcaagatgtaaatcggggaggaaacgccccacACTTCCACTTCCTTCGCCAGTGTGGCCTGAGCTTTCGCTTGGTTTTGGTGTGCACGGGACATATTACTAGTATAGTTCAGCTTAGTATAGCTTAGCTgacttagtttagttttaaaataacttaGTTTTCAGTGTGCGGTTTGCACGCAAGTATGAAAAACTAACCCAGAGCTAAGCTAAACTAACTTAATTCTAATTTTGGTTAAAAGATTTTGTGTAATACCGTTTTACCTTTCCCTTCAAACACAATCCGTCCAAGGGTTTCAAAGATGGCGTCATAGCGTGTATGCTGGTAATGAACCCCTCTGCCACTCCGTACTTGTCCTCCAGGATCTTGATTATCGGCGCCAAACAGTACAGAGTACTAGATGCACAGGATACCACTTTTTGTtctaagaaattagtcaaattaTATCACTATtcataataaacataaatatctAACGGCTAGAGTTGGGAACCTGTCTGGGGTCACATTGTGCCTTGCGGGTCACAGTGTCATTAGCATACACCGCCTGCAAGCTGAGccttttgaaaaaggaccctggacTGGTTCGTaactagtcgggcatactctaactatagtcgacgcattttaaactgagtcgtagagttatctgtctgttttgctcgcacttacctacgacctgcaagtgcgagcgaaacagccaaataactcgaagactcagtttaaaatgcgtcgactataatcACGTGAGTCTAGTGATTAGATATTTATAGACCTATAATAGTGCAAATATTCAGACTATCAAATACCTAAAAGTAACATCTGATACCCATATAGATATTTTGAACTTTGTTTTCAACCATTGATGTAGAAGAAATCTAAGAtctgtattttcaactttggcCTTAGCTCCCaaagttttttaatacaatGACGTCAAAACATAATGTGataagttaagttttttttatctacTTATGACGCTacgaaaatattttcttttacaaCTGACCCTGTATCTGTGActtctgaattattatataaacAATTTGCATGATGAAAATGATaaaaggttaaaaaaattaaggattTATAAACACTGAtcgtaaagtttaataaactttAGACGAGGACCAAGCGGtcaaaaactgtgatagccagtagcctagtgtttaatatgtcggcctcctattcagaGAATCTGGGATTCGATCCCGAAACACACCTTagaacttttcgtagttatgtgcgttataagCAGATAAAcgtcacttgctttgacggtcaatacaacatcgtgagcaaacctgcaaGTCAAGAgtataaaaaatcggccaagtgcgagtcaggctcgcgcaatgagggttccgtactactaactacagtcgtattttttcgacattttgcaggataagtaattcaaaatctataatacataaaaataaataaaaatctgttttagaatgtacagttgaagaccttttatatgaaaccccacttgatatagttatcttacttagaaaattgaaaatactaattattagtgagatatgttgtggccgtatggtaataattaaatgcggcaacggtggaagatgtttattgagagccggcttatgatctactcccgcttatggactaacaatactaataaagaaatcttacatactattgtcttaatcgtattgcttaactacctaacctacataattttgcatcacctctctttcaatccgatgtgcaggcaacctacttcgatatattgaggagttgcatttttatgttacagctaatatgaacatgctacgtttaaactgacaattcgtacatattacaactcccctgaaaatgtatgcggttacccctccccttaaaagaaaaaaaatgttagacgctacatcgaatcagaagaaaagatgatgacaatcacaaaaataaaatctaatgctaaataaaattaaaattatgtcaggaaacatttttttttaatcgttacttcctgtgctcaagtgcaatttatcttatctcttacttcgtatgggcatactttcaacattactaataaatatgtagaaaaatTGTGATCTATTAAGTGtacagtcaaggatttaacttttacaaaagtttcgaaaaatctcatcataataaaataatctcaaaatagcatcataggtattagatatgtataagctgaggtatcgatttcacaaatcgactttaaaagattctttgacctatcaaatagtcgtcatcataagtatacagctgtcgtatagcatcgtcgtaagacggtaaatataaggtttctattctacaacccataataatacctattattaagtaaacatctcaggtattcatatttccttgacagtcaaaataaacctctcctagtcttcatcttcctttcaagttacttcttcacataatacaaataaataaacaaatgaacaaacgcggcgcgtactctcctaataaatatttaacataacatgcttgcaagcatttttcataagacttatagtcttcatcaaacttatttctttcagtaagtatttcactaacattcaacttttcataaagattctaggtctttcactaacaccagcgcggtagataatgatcaagagtctagacaaatatatagttgaatgaggaggtactaaatatgcgcaaaacatcgcgtccaaataaataaataacaatcatcttcctacgtcagtatgtctcaatccaaaataaataattgtatattttatacctagcacttctacagccgaagggtgatcaagcctttggtttgcagagtcttaatttgtcaaagccggtatagtcttatatcgtcaaaactagcacgaaactagacgaaaaacgtctgtaaggaaaaatttctccttatttcatattcatatccttgtatttgcaaattgcatctcgagcaaaaccattgtctcgtataacaatacaaaatgttcgggtacgcgtgtgtcgttgaccacgcgatgacaccgttataattctctgaattattatatttcgattttaacaccaaatatttacgaaagaattAAGGacctattcatttattaattatctattattattttaaactatactacacactatataaaatcttacaaataaagcacgaatggaacttattagtagatagtggagcaagtattattaattgttattaaaaaaccaatattcacctaacctacgtacaaaattaaattatttatccaaaaaaaaattacaatacctacacattctacctatttgcccattacgagagataaattgcacttactttaactgttagcgacgcattttatcaaacaatttcgtgaccgccgtgtagtcgccgtcgtcgtcaggactggttttggtcatcaggtccggaggtctggagcctgcgcctcttctttactgcatcttagtgggccgggaaaaccctggactcctcgaactgggccgggaataccctggacacctcctagttgtggccgggataaccctggacgcacgatgatgctgggccgatcaatgaagcttgagattgtcttctgttcataagcgattcatttttgaacttatttcttgatgttagtgtttcttgatttttaatacaggacgtggaattattttcttctttttgttttaattgagtcttgaatcttgatattctttagaaaattgtgtagtcttcttcttgatcggtgcccagccggtgcacgcacttagattaggcatgcaccgactggcaagggtcgccatgagatattatgtggccgtatggtaataattaaatgcggcaacggtggaagatgtttattgagagccggcttatgatctactcccgcttatggactaacaatactaataaagaaatcttacatactattgtcttaatcgtattgcttaactacctaacctacataattttgcatcacctctctttcaatccgatgtgcaggcaacctacttcgatatattgaggagttgcatttttatgttacagctaatatgaacatgctacgtttaaactgacaattcgtacatattacattagttcatgaccacaatttaatttttttcgtgtggtgtaaccacaaattcatggttttcagatttttctagGTCCTataagagatcctataagggttccgtttttccttttgaggtacggaaccttaaaaacgcCTCGTGAGGTTTAGGCCAAGGAAATCCTACCACTTCGAATATGGGTGTGAACGAACGCTGCTGAACAAACCTCCGCTCGTGATACCGGGCCTTAAGCCAACTGAACAACAGCCAAGCTAAGATAGCTAAGCTAAGCTAACTAGAAATAAACTAGAAATTAAACtagaatactctaaaatttcatcagaatcagtaccaatatgaCTGTTATTATATTCAAGTGATTATGTGCGAGATTAGTATAAGCACCTGCGTTGATTTGTTCCTCATTCACTCCCAATATCAGCATGGGAACGTCAACAGTGGGGGCTGTAACTATTACCCTTTTGACGCATTCATTCGTCAGGTGACCCTGAAAATGAGAGATTTGAAGTGCTGGTTTATGATTgacaactatagtacgcgacaggtcgagatggcaatcggggtgaggacgccccgcacagccccttgcgctaaccaggtgcgtgcgagcgcgggtgacgtgcgggtatgcgcggcgtccccccgcctcatatcccgatagCCATCCCGACCTGTCACCTACTATAACTACTATACTCTATCCCCCGAGAGAAGTTCGTTTGTATTGGTTGGCAACTCAAAATGGTTGACACCCTcaagttttttgtctttgtcatttgtctGAGCATACGTaacagagagccctatactaaattctctccgtggatagagtatagttaaaatattacaaaaggTTTACCGACGCCTTTTCGAGGTTAGTGAACATTCCAGAAGCTTCGACCACATACTGCACGTCAGCGGACTGCCACGGAATGCTCGATGGTAGTTTTTCGCTAAACACCTTAATTTTCTTATCTATGGATATGAAAGGTAATTTATGGTAAGTCACTCTCTGAAGGACCGCTGAGGGATAAATTCActactggatgatgcccgcaacttcgtccaattggatttaggtattttaaatcacattggaactttttaattttctgggataaaaagtcctgttttttttaaattatattattcagatacaaattagccctttactgcaatctcacttggtggaaagtgatgatgcagtgtgagatagaagcgagctaacctggaaggggtacagGCGCGGATCCAGCGCTCAAAAAAGGTTGTGGGCACAGCCACCCGAAAATCGGACAAGCGCGAGTCGGAATACAAATTCACTCATGATCGATATaatgcattttattttttaccatcCAGGTTCACATCTTTGTGTATATTTAAGAAAGCTAGCTGGGATAATCTTTTCTGTGCCATTGAGGCAAGCAACAAAGATTTTACTCTGCGAAGAGTAGAAAAAGATCTCTCTGCGGTAGCTACGCTGACCGAGAGagttgtgttttattttattttattaaggcaTTGGATATAACCAATATGATCAGCGTAGCGACCAGCGAACGGAATAGACCGTgaaagtgtgacgtcacaagtcTATTAGGGTTGTGGGCATGCCCATCGTGCCCAGTACGCTGGATCCGCGCTTGAAGAGGTATGacaacccctttggtttctacacgtcatcgtaccggaacgctatatcgCTTGGCAGCATGACTTTGcccgtagggtggtaactagccacggccgaagcctgccaccaaaccagaccagagaaaattttgaaattatgaaCTCCCAAATTTCCCTGCCAGTAATCGAATCCGGGATCTCGcagtaataagaccacagtgctcaccactgcgccagggaggtcgtcaatgtTGTTTTCCTGGAGACGCACATGGGATGCTTTTTAGATGTTAGCCTGGAAAATCAGTTTCTacgggaatttaaaaacctaaatcgtcaTCTAAGTAGTTGgctatgtaaaaatatttttggataAAATGTGAATACCTACCGTCTATACAGATTTCATTGTCTGAGAACGAAACTTCGTTTTTGAATTTTCCATGAGTTGAATCAAACTTAATTAGATAGCAAATGTATTCGATATCGACTGCCGGATCGTTTATAGCCGAGACCTGGGAGATAGAAAAGGATTAATGACTGCTATAAAAAtctatggtaggtaggtactaatttaattacatacttaattaaatattttgacgAACAATAAGCTAAGCCTGTCACTGCGATATCACCTAGTATTatcatcatcttgatcaacccatcgcggtcgccggctcactacagagcacgggtcttatTTCAGAAAGAGAAAAGTTTTGCCATAGACTACCgagctgaccaagtgcggattggcatacttcacacacctttgagaacattatggagaactctcagacatgcaggttttttcacgatgttttccttcagcgataaagcaagtggtattcaTAACCCCCAACCTACCGATTAGCAGGCGTCTTAAATACTAGGGTATCGTGGTAACTGAGTAAATTTAttatgacgatgcagtctaagatggaaacgggttAACCTGGTAGGACTATGGTAATTTGTTAATGTGTTGAGATTGTATTCCGTTACTATGTCATGTAGGCTACATGACATAGTAcggggtatgggtttagtacCCCCGGTTTATACATATGGCATAGAATCGGAACCCTAAATCGTTTAACGGCTCGTCTTTACCGGTAAGGTGGAAACTAGTCACGGCCTAAGCCTCCTGCGACGAAAACTGTTCACATTCTGTGAAATGGCTAGTAGAGAGATGCCTATAGACACCGAGGTGTCGGTGTACTGTTACACCAGTCAGGTCGAAACTCGAAACCAAACCATTTTGCAGGCATTGCTCGCTCTACTAAG of the Maniola hyperantus chromosome 19, iAphHyp1.2, whole genome shotgun sequence genome contains:
- the LOC117991462 gene encoding uncharacterized protein, with protein sequence MINIVIVGMVIRVGINGFGRIGRVIFRTCIQNKDLEVSAINDPAVDIEYICYLIKFDSTHGKFKNEVSFSDNEICIDDKKIKVFSEKLPSSIPWQSADVQYVVEASGMFTNLEKASGHLTNECVKRVIVTAPTVDVPMLILGVNEEQINAEQKVVSCASSTLYCLAPIIKILEDKYGVAEGFITSIHAMTPSLKPLDGLCLKGKHWRDHRSIHQNIIPAATGACRALGKIIPTLKDKLTGLAFRVPIVNVSVLDITVRLTKDTTIQDIIKCVETESKSTMKNIIKISKDQEVSSDFMGDVNSCIFDANSSLQLNPKFFKLICWYENEYSYACRVVDSIRYFEENHCKLELTAKITFDRIISSNRTIHRKLVPDFNKEYIVSNCCIRSNPKILFSSSKDTGFKAKSPQRQVTFEKASALRNSGSNQLALRKTKQSNDIFKVWDDEVRVPRPLVKENKNSLFQNCVLLGPPCIQNNNYQNTRERLDEVKKEFSKMVNMTENLLKKSHKSKCKINILEEELENEVGKKDTKQEFYNTRLILPTVRKTNPKSNVFQTSISKMMYKGVFKLHNKENDNISVDKNISEFNDSSNAKCKEPTKDHHLESKCNGNKCTNSKTLVKKSLTPSNSESEEKVNSSRANEGLVNQQNQEKSTCNLDTTSKLFDKINPNRTECFGHKADLGSSDIFIENLNKHDLQHDEVKMEVRQKSCSGVILTNRDNKISTKRDLNNSELTVAYIAPEEGKITKRDEIRKKIIDGIVKILIAEALDNKTRSPSLVNTNTTIKVNKSLDIYDKIDSASGTDSENSFQLNEKTSQVIDIKDLTSSAEEMARLDKICRIIEISDEMSDKLFSALDVDANIRKKKWSFKDLCERLKLDEFCDNVFGSQS